One stretch of Dyella jiangningensis DNA includes these proteins:
- a CDS encoding GIY-YIG nuclease family protein — protein MSPTAHPVRTWWLYLLECQDGSFYAGITTNVDARYAAHAAGRGARYTRSHPPLRLIGARAYESRAAASRAEWEIKQLPKHKKPGFLSVEHA, from the coding sequence ATGTCCCCGACCGCACATCCCGTACGTACCTGGTGGCTGTACCTGCTCGAATGCCAGGACGGATCGTTCTATGCCGGCATCACTACCAATGTCGATGCGCGCTATGCAGCCCATGCCGCGGGACGCGGCGCCCGCTACACCCGTTCACATCCACCGTTGCGGTTGATCGGCGCACGCGCATACGAAAGCCGTGCCGCGGCATCGCGCGCCGAATGGGAGATCAAGCAGTTGCCGAAGCACAAGAAGCCCGGCTTTCTGTCCGTCGAGCACGCCTAG
- a CDS encoding YqhR family membrane protein, which produces MPSTRRSPLAAILWGGFIAGTVDIGAASLISGYSPVVILKYVAGGLLGRGSLAGGMGNAVLGLLLQWIMSIVIAAIFVVFLRNRVARPNLWTAWGIAYGAVVFAVMNYVVVPLSALHSVPHFSVFSFVANLAAMLLFGWIVGFFAKLMLRTETA; this is translated from the coding sequence ATGCCCAGTACGCGTCGTTCCCCCCTCGCCGCCATCCTGTGGGGTGGCTTCATCGCCGGCACCGTAGACATCGGCGCGGCCTCGCTGATCAGCGGCTACAGCCCCGTGGTGATCCTCAAGTACGTCGCAGGCGGTCTGCTCGGTCGGGGATCGCTCGCCGGCGGCATGGGCAACGCAGTCTTGGGCCTGCTGCTGCAATGGATCATGTCCATCGTCATCGCCGCCATTTTCGTCGTGTTCCTGCGCAACCGCGTTGCCAGGCCGAACCTGTGGACGGCCTGGGGTATCGCCTACGGCGCAGTCGTCTTTGCGGTGATGAACTATGTGGTCGTCCCGCTCTCGGCCTTGCACAGCGTGCCGCATTTCAGCGTCTTCAGCTTCGTCGCGAATCTGGCGGCGATGCTGTTGTTCGGTTGGATCGTCGGCTTCTTCGCGAAGCTCATGTTGCGGACCGAAACGGCCTGA
- a CDS encoding phytoene desaturase family protein, translated as MKAHHVAIIGGGVAGLAAGVRLASQGVRVSLFDARDALGGCCSTSMLDGYRFNNGALFVAVPRLLDHAFARLGIDRASALPMHRLDTPQASVLPDGTLVVLGDSQRVRIEGPQGDARTSTLLGEIERCVRKWRPLLQVFTDDLLTQPLSLRHLLAKTWRHLPKLRGSLADELRRNFSDPQARAAMAAVTLYTGLPAEHTPVFQIVGLVSMLEDGLHLPVNGMGAITDVLEATLRRLGGEIRTNAPVARIRVENGRVNGLSLATGEVVVADAVVSTATGMATFLQLIDPALVPSAMRRKAQRAPLSQRTLGIQLGLRNRVLPRAYSVNHVPLMDEQKAFLAPQPGGVRWFNYTVPTLVLPELAPQHGSVVEMFAAVDEALPLDAWTDDFKATVADASIAALGRHEPLDIATTRLVSPRDYAERWHLYQGAIYGLSPAARPNQQFPHTTPIDGLYLAGQTTYPGFGVATSMFSGIFAADALLAR; from the coding sequence ATGAAGGCCCATCACGTCGCCATTATCGGCGGAGGAGTCGCCGGCCTCGCCGCCGGCGTGCGGCTTGCCAGCCAGGGCGTGCGGGTGAGCCTGTTCGACGCGCGCGATGCGCTCGGCGGCTGCTGTTCCACCAGCATGCTCGATGGCTACCGCTTCAACAACGGCGCGCTGTTCGTGGCCGTGCCAAGGCTGCTGGACCACGCGTTTGCACGCCTCGGCATCGACCGCGCCTCGGCACTCCCCATGCACCGGCTCGATACGCCGCAAGCCTCGGTGCTGCCGGATGGCACGCTGGTCGTGCTTGGCGACAGCCAACGCGTGCGCATCGAGGGGCCGCAGGGTGATGCGCGCACGTCCACGCTGCTCGGCGAGATCGAACGTTGCGTACGCAAGTGGCGTCCCCTGCTTCAGGTCTTCACCGACGACCTGCTGACGCAGCCCCTTTCCCTGCGCCACCTGCTCGCGAAAACCTGGCGTCACCTTCCCAAACTGCGTGGCAGCCTCGCCGATGAGCTGCGCCGGAACTTCAGCGATCCGCAGGCGCGCGCCGCGATGGCGGCCGTCACGCTCTACACGGGACTGCCTGCCGAGCACACACCGGTTTTCCAGATCGTCGGCCTGGTGTCGATGCTCGAGGATGGGCTCCATCTTCCCGTCAACGGCATGGGCGCCATCACCGACGTGCTGGAAGCGACGCTGCGCCGGCTCGGCGGCGAGATACGCACCAACGCGCCGGTTGCCCGCATACGTGTCGAGAACGGCCGCGTGAACGGCCTGTCGCTGGCCACCGGTGAAGTCGTGGTTGCCGACGCGGTCGTGTCCACGGCCACGGGCATGGCCACCTTCCTGCAACTGATCGACCCCGCGCTCGTACCCTCCGCCATGCGTCGCAAGGCACAGCGCGCCCCGCTGTCGCAGCGCACGCTCGGTATCCAGCTCGGCCTGCGCAATCGGGTGTTGCCGCGCGCGTACTCGGTCAACCACGTTCCGCTCATGGACGAGCAGAAGGCATTCCTCGCGCCACAGCCCGGAGGCGTCCGCTGGTTCAACTACACCGTTCCGACGCTGGTGCTCCCCGAGCTTGCGCCGCAGCACGGCAGCGTGGTCGAGATGTTTGCGGCCGTCGACGAAGCGCTTCCGCTGGATGCATGGACGGACGACTTCAAGGCCACGGTCGCCGATGCCAGTATCGCCGCGCTCGGCCGGCATGAGCCGTTGGACATCGCCACCACCCGGCTGGTCAGCCCGCGCGACTATGCCGAACGCTGGCATCTGTACCAGGGCGCCATCTACGGCCTGTCTCCCGCCGCGCGCCCCAACCAGCAGTTTCCGCACACGACGCCGATCGACGGCCTGTACCTCGCGGGACAAACCACCTATCCCGGCTTTGGCGTCGCGACGTCGATGTTCTCGGGCATCTTTGCCGCCGATGCCCTATTGGCGCGCTGA
- a CDS encoding 2'-5' RNA ligase family protein, with protein MAGMLFSNTENGPVETLVAELRDYPEWHRGRKRYGVWVLPMVQPDLLDYVAKVREALADILHPSPLRQPHMTVFVSGFHQARGRADDDFSSAMLRRQRALLRRSELQCVALPLAKPDSFASAAFIPVNDGEGQVARWRALLGSVSREIRQAPYVPHITLGLYRRRVDAPTLRQRLAAFGAPLVALAATELHYVTYAARDPMGPLRVERRWPLGETALPT; from the coding sequence ATGGCCGGCATGTTGTTTTCCAATACCGAGAACGGCCCCGTCGAGACGCTCGTCGCGGAGCTGCGCGATTACCCCGAGTGGCATCGCGGCCGAAAGCGCTACGGCGTCTGGGTCTTGCCGATGGTACAGCCCGACTTGCTCGACTACGTGGCCAAGGTACGCGAGGCGCTTGCCGATATCCTGCATCCAAGTCCTTTGCGCCAGCCGCACATGACCGTCTTCGTCAGCGGATTCCACCAGGCGCGTGGTCGTGCCGACGATGATTTTTCCTCCGCGATGCTGCGACGGCAACGGGCCTTGCTTCGTCGCAGCGAGCTTCAGTGCGTAGCGCTGCCGCTGGCGAAACCGGACAGTTTTGCCAGCGCCGCCTTCATTCCCGTGAACGACGGCGAGGGGCAGGTGGCGCGGTGGCGCGCGTTGCTGGGAAGCGTCAGTCGTGAGATCAGGCAGGCCCCGTATGTGCCGCACATCACCTTGGGGCTCTATCGCCGACGCGTGGATGCACCGACGCTACGTCAACGGCTGGCGGCCTTTGGCGCTCCGCTGGTTGCGCTGGCGGCAACCGAGCTGCATTACGTGACCTATGCCGCGCGTGACCCGATGGGACCATTGCGGGTCGAACGCCGTTGGCCTCTAGGGGAAACCGCGCTCCCGACATGA
- a CDS encoding Spy/CpxP family protein refolding chaperone, translating into MKTPLRSVTLPALIAFALATGPALAQQTSGPQLPTSTPPSTKDHAQKHADAVERRIADLHAQLKITDQQAKQWDAFAQTMRDNARKADEAFRERAQKLPGMKAPDAMKSYADLTETHADNMKKLASAFSDLYDVLSPEQKQLADQMYRHPGGHMGEPGKTGKAHTPASASSSTKP; encoded by the coding sequence ATGAAAACCCCACTTCGCAGCGTGACGCTGCCGGCGTTGATTGCCTTTGCACTGGCCACCGGCCCGGCGCTGGCCCAGCAAACCTCTGGTCCGCAGCTGCCGACCTCCACGCCACCATCCACCAAGGACCACGCACAGAAGCATGCCGACGCCGTTGAGCGCCGCATCGCCGATCTGCACGCGCAGCTGAAAATCACCGACCAGCAGGCCAAGCAGTGGGATGCGTTTGCGCAGACCATGCGTGACAACGCGCGCAAGGCCGACGAGGCCTTCCGCGAACGGGCGCAAAAGCTGCCCGGCATGAAGGCGCCCGATGCGATGAAGTCGTATGCGGACCTTACCGAGACCCATGCCGACAACATGAAGAAGCTGGCCTCGGCGTTCAGCGATCTCTATGACGTGCTTTCGCCCGAACAGAAGCAACTGGCCGACCAGATGTATCGCCATCCGGGCGGCCATATGGGTGAACCGGGCAAGACCGGCAAGGCGCACACGCCCGCCAGTGCATCGTCATCCACCAAGCCGTAA
- a CDS encoding ExbD/TolR family protein, translated as MAFSARVSAVPLAQINVTPLVDVLLVLLVIMMITSPVLTHKLKLDLPQPGKTTRVETPQAIRLAIHADGSMYWNDTPVNPAMLEAQLALTTHGASPPALQIDPADGASYQVVAAVIASAKRQGMDKIDFVAAR; from the coding sequence ATGGCTTTCTCTGCACGTGTTTCGGCTGTTCCCCTTGCGCAAATCAACGTCACGCCGCTGGTGGATGTCCTGTTGGTATTGCTGGTGATCATGATGATCACCTCGCCGGTGCTCACCCACAAGCTCAAGCTCGACCTGCCACAACCTGGAAAGACGACGCGCGTGGAAACACCGCAAGCCATCCGTTTGGCCATCCATGCGGATGGTTCGATGTACTGGAACGATACCCCGGTCAACCCTGCCATGCTGGAAGCGCAGCTGGCCCTCACCACGCATGGGGCATCGCCTCCCGCTCTGCAGATCGACCCGGCCGATGGCGCCTCCTATCAGGTCGTCGCTGCCGTCATTGCCAGCGCAAAACGGCAGGGCATGGACAAGATCGATTTCGTCGCCGCCCGCTGA
- a CDS encoding M20/M25/M40 family metallo-hydrolase, with protein sequence MLKPLLASLLTLSVAAPASAATLDANQAQARDIFSHLIAFKTEIGQGQVPVMAKYLADQFRAAGFPDSDIHIIPHGETVAMVVRYRGDGSGGKPIGLMAHMDVVTAKPEDWQRDPFTLVEENGYFYGRGTEDIKSGVTVLAANFIRLKKEHFVPTRDLVIIYTGDEETSQDTMEDLVKNHRDLVDVEYALNTDAGGGELSESGKPLVFGVQTAEKAYASFELTTHNAGGHSSLPRKDNAIYELADALKKVQAYQFPVMWNDTTIASFKALGATTQGKLGEAMRAFAKDPHDEAAAAVLADEPSEVGKTRTTCVATLLRGGHADNALPQSATATINCRIFPGVAIDTVQKALQDQVGSKVEVKLVGKAIASDASPLRPDVMAAVTKAVHAIRPGVAITPIQESGATDGLYFRAVGIPTYGVNGMFMKTSDAFAHGLNERVPVKGFYDDLAYWHVLLTTVAGKSGTK encoded by the coding sequence ATGCTCAAACCGCTGCTCGCTTCGCTGTTGACCCTTTCCGTCGCCGCGCCGGCCTCGGCCGCCACGCTGGATGCCAACCAGGCGCAGGCGCGCGACATCTTCAGCCACCTCATCGCGTTCAAGACCGAGATCGGCCAGGGACAGGTGCCGGTGATGGCCAAGTACCTCGCCGACCAGTTCCGCGCAGCGGGCTTTCCCGATTCGGACATCCATATCATTCCTCACGGCGAAACCGTGGCGATGGTGGTGCGTTACCGGGGCGACGGCAGCGGCGGCAAGCCCATCGGCCTGATGGCGCACATGGACGTGGTGACGGCGAAGCCGGAAGACTGGCAGCGCGATCCGTTCACGCTGGTCGAAGAGAACGGCTATTTCTATGGACGCGGCACCGAAGACATCAAGAGCGGCGTCACCGTGCTCGCCGCCAACTTCATCCGCCTGAAGAAAGAACATTTCGTGCCCACGCGTGACCTCGTCATCATCTACACCGGCGATGAGGAAACCTCGCAGGACACCATGGAAGACCTGGTCAAGAACCATCGTGACCTGGTCGACGTGGAATACGCGCTCAACACCGACGCCGGTGGCGGCGAGCTGAGCGAGTCGGGCAAGCCGCTGGTGTTCGGCGTGCAGACGGCCGAGAAGGCCTACGCCAGTTTCGAGCTGACCACCCATAACGCGGGTGGCCACAGCTCGCTGCCGCGCAAGGACAACGCCATCTACGAGCTGGCCGATGCGCTGAAAAAGGTGCAGGCCTACCAGTTCCCGGTGATGTGGAACGACACCACCATCGCTTCGTTCAAGGCACTGGGTGCCACCACGCAGGGCAAGCTGGGCGAGGCGATGCGGGCCTTTGCCAAAGACCCGCACGATGAAGCCGCCGCCGCGGTGCTGGCCGATGAACCTTCCGAGGTAGGCAAGACGCGCACGACCTGCGTGGCCACGCTGCTGCGCGGCGGCCATGCCGACAACGCCTTGCCGCAATCGGCCACGGCCACCATCAACTGCCGGATTTTCCCCGGTGTGGCCATCGACACGGTGCAGAAGGCGCTGCAGGACCAGGTGGGTTCCAAGGTCGAGGTCAAGCTGGTCGGCAAGGCCATCGCCAGCGATGCCTCCCCCTTGCGGCCGGACGTGATGGCGGCGGTCACCAAGGCCGTGCATGCCATCCGCCCGGGCGTGGCCATTACGCCGATCCAGGAATCGGGCGCCACGGATGGCCTGTACTTCCGCGCCGTGGGTATTCCCACCTATGGCGTCAACGGCATGTTCATGAAGACCAGCGATGCGTTCGCGCATGGCCTCAATGAGCGCGTGCCGGTGAAGGGCTTCTACGATGACCTGGCCTATTGGCACGTATTGCTCACCACCGTGGCTGGCAAGTCCGGCACGAAGTGA
- a CDS encoding class I SAM-dependent methyltransferase: MRPTVLAVLVALALPVATAVAAPPAHSNVPAYVTAAINDPARKSDVGDDDRRKLADLMTFAEVKPGQVVVDLIPGSSYFTRVFSAIVGPKGKVYSVWPNEYGIEAKSDVQTSKALVADPHYANVGVLMVPAKEFKVSEPVDLVFTSQNYHDYPDKFMGNVDPAVFDKQVFDSLKPGGLFVIIDHVAEAGSGMRDTDTLHRIDPAIVRKQVESVGFKFDGQSDVLRNPADPHNIKVFDKAIRGHTDQFVYRFRKPG, translated from the coding sequence ATGCGTCCGACCGTTCTAGCCGTGCTGGTTGCTCTCGCCTTGCCTGTCGCCACCGCGGTGGCCGCGCCGCCGGCGCACTCGAATGTTCCCGCCTACGTCACCGCGGCCATCAACGATCCCGCCCGCAAGAGCGACGTCGGCGACGACGATCGCCGCAAGCTCGCCGACCTCATGACCTTCGCCGAGGTGAAGCCTGGCCAGGTGGTGGTGGACCTGATCCCGGGCAGCAGTTATTTCACGCGCGTGTTCAGCGCCATCGTGGGGCCCAAGGGCAAGGTCTATTCGGTGTGGCCGAACGAATACGGCATCGAGGCAAAGTCCGATGTGCAGACGTCCAAGGCGCTGGTGGCCGATCCGCATTACGCCAACGTCGGCGTGCTGATGGTGCCGGCCAAGGAGTTCAAGGTGTCCGAGCCGGTGGATCTGGTGTTCACCTCGCAGAACTACCACGACTATCCCGACAAGTTCATGGGCAACGTCGATCCCGCCGTGTTCGACAAGCAGGTGTTCGATTCGCTCAAGCCGGGTGGCCTGTTCGTGATCATCGACCATGTGGCCGAGGCAGGCTCGGGCATGCGCGATACCGATACGCTGCATCGCATCGATCCCGCCATTGTGCGCAAGCAGGTGGAATCGGTCGGCTTCAAGTTCGACGGCCAGAGCGATGTGCTGCGCAACCCGGCCGATCCGCATAACATCAAGGTCTTCGACAAGGCGATCCGTGGTCACACCGACCAGTTCGTCTACCGTTTCCGCAAGCCTGGCTAA
- a CDS encoding oxidoreductase-like domain-containing protein: protein MTDPQRPTTAEGAPAPSNDPPPTRPQRPDDEDCCGQGCVPCIFDLYDEAMGRYRDALAAWKERHPDESPE, encoded by the coding sequence TTGACTGATCCACAACGTCCCACCACGGCGGAGGGCGCTCCGGCGCCCTCCAACGATCCGCCTCCCACGCGTCCCCAACGCCCCGACGACGAAGACTGCTGCGGCCAGGGCTGCGTACCTTGCATCTTCGACCTCTACGACGAAGCCATGGGCCGCTATCGCGACGCACTGGCCGCCTGGAAGGAACGCCATCCGGACGAGTCTCCCGAGTAA
- a CDS encoding linear amide C-N hydrolase encodes MYRHLLAFAAGLAATVLAFPALPCTRTLYVGADNTVITGRNMDWSEDMGSNLWIFPAGIKRDGNAGPNSPAWTSRYGSVITAGYDIGSVDGINEKGLVMNALYLAETDYGAPDRKRPHMAISLWGQYVLDNFASVDEMVKVLAKEPFQIIAPPLPNGKPLTIHMSISDASGDSAIFEYVHGKLVIHHGRQYKVMTNSPIYDKQLALYEYWESIGGLTFLPGTNRAADRFARASFLLDAVPKQLDPNYIAGVPNQSYAYQAVAEVMSVQRAVSVPLGISTPDQPNLSSTIWHTVADQKNLVYYFDSATRPNTFWVDLHKLDLRPGAPVKKLTMANGQVYSGEVSGQFVETPSFKFMPAPAP; translated from the coding sequence ATGTACCGTCATCTGCTGGCTTTCGCCGCGGGGCTCGCTGCGACCGTCCTCGCCTTCCCCGCCCTGCCCTGCACCCGCACGCTCTATGTCGGCGCCGACAACACGGTGATCACCGGTCGCAACATGGACTGGTCCGAAGACATGGGTTCGAACCTGTGGATCTTCCCTGCGGGCATCAAGCGCGATGGCAACGCGGGGCCGAACTCGCCTGCCTGGACCTCGCGCTACGGCAGCGTGATCACGGCCGGCTACGACATCGGCAGCGTCGACGGCATCAACGAGAAAGGCCTGGTGATGAATGCGCTGTATCTGGCCGAGACCGACTACGGCGCACCCGACCGCAAGCGGCCGCACATGGCCATCAGCCTGTGGGGCCAGTACGTCCTGGACAATTTCGCCAGCGTGGACGAGATGGTGAAGGTGCTGGCGAAGGAGCCATTCCAGATCATTGCCCCGCCGCTGCCCAACGGCAAACCGCTCACCATCCACATGTCGATTTCCGATGCGAGCGGCGACTCGGCGATCTTCGAATACGTGCACGGCAAGCTGGTGATCCATCATGGGCGCCAGTACAAGGTCATGACCAACTCGCCGATCTACGACAAGCAGCTGGCGCTCTACGAATACTGGGAAAGCATCGGTGGGCTGACATTCCTGCCCGGTACCAATCGCGCCGCCGATCGCTTCGCGCGCGCCTCCTTCCTGCTCGACGCCGTGCCCAAGCAGCTCGACCCGAACTACATCGCGGGCGTGCCGAACCAGTCCTACGCCTATCAGGCGGTGGCCGAGGTGATGAGCGTGCAGCGCGCGGTGAGCGTGCCGCTGGGGATCAGTACGCCGGACCAGCCCAATCTTTCGTCCACGATCTGGCATACCGTGGCTGACCAGAAGAACCTCGTCTACTACTTCGATTCGGCCACGCGGCCTAATACGTTCTGGGTCGACCTGCACAAGCTCGACCTCAGGCCCGGCGCACCGGTGAAGAAGCTCACGATGGCAAACGGGCAGGTGTATTCCGGCGAGGTATCGGGGCAGTTCGTGGAGACGCCATCGTTCAAGTTCATGCCGGCACCCGCGCCGTAG
- a CDS encoding creatininase family protein, whose amino-acid sequence MHYRLLALLGGLLLLASGATFAQAPHTVLLEDLTWTEIRDQVNAGKTTIIIPIGGTEQSGPGIAVGKHNARAVYLSKKIAERLGNALVAPVVAYVPEGGVAPPSSHMRFPGTITVPDAVFEQMLESAAQSFAVHGFRNVVFLGDHGGYQKDLDRVAAKLNKAWAGKARAIVPPEYYASSSEGYAQQLRQRGYRDDEIGTHAGLADTSLQLAVAPQMVRLDTLQHGPKLGQADGVYGGDPRRASADLGQLGIDAIVLHTVDALKKATQGR is encoded by the coding sequence ATGCACTACCGATTGCTCGCCCTGCTGGGCGGCCTGTTGCTGCTGGCTTCGGGCGCCACGTTTGCCCAGGCGCCGCATACCGTCCTGCTCGAAGACCTCACCTGGACCGAGATTCGCGACCAGGTGAATGCGGGCAAGACCACCATCATCATTCCCATCGGCGGTACCGAGCAGAGCGGCCCGGGCATCGCGGTCGGCAAGCACAACGCGCGTGCCGTTTATCTCTCGAAGAAGATCGCCGAGCGGCTGGGCAACGCGCTGGTGGCACCCGTCGTCGCCTACGTGCCCGAGGGTGGCGTGGCGCCGCCGAGTTCGCACATGCGCTTTCCCGGCACGATCACCGTGCCGGATGCGGTCTTCGAGCAGATGCTGGAATCGGCCGCCCAGAGTTTTGCCGTGCACGGTTTCCGCAACGTCGTGTTCCTCGGTGACCACGGCGGCTACCAGAAGGACCTGGACCGCGTGGCGGCGAAGCTCAACAAGGCATGGGCCGGCAAGGCCAGGGCCATCGTGCCGCCGGAGTACTACGCCAGCTCGTCCGAGGGCTATGCGCAGCAGTTGCGTCAGCGTGGCTATCGTGACGACGAGATCGGCACCCATGCGGGCCTGGCCGATACCTCGCTGCAGCTGGCCGTGGCGCCGCAGATGGTCCGTCTGGACACGCTACAGCACGGCCCGAAGCTCGGGCAGGCCGACGGCGTCTACGGCGGCGATCCCCGCCGTGCCTCGGCCGACCTCGGTCAGTTGGGCATCGATGCTATTGTGTTACATACCGTCGACGCCCTGAAGAAAGCCACCCAGGGGCGCTGA
- a CDS encoding YncE family protein yields the protein MAIAHSLRSLRLSRFVPFALAAACIGGNALAASSVNTVPGMPAVVNPANMYSESGLGHVSPEVAKDLPRIYVPNLRSNDVYVIDPATYKVVDKFKVGEGPQHVVPSWDMRTLWATNNAERKNDGSLTPIDPRTGKPGKAVAVDDPYNMYFTPDGKEAIVVAEAHARLDFRDAHTMALHSSLSAPECKGINHAEFSIDGRYAIFTCEFTGKLTKIDMVNRKVLGYLDLSKKGMPQDIRASADGKTFYVADMMADGVYLIDGDAFKQVGFIKTGVGTHGLYPSRDGSKLYVANRGSNKIHGPKHGKGSVSVIDFKTQKVVANWPIPGGGSPDMGNVSADGKTLWLSGRFDDVVYAIDTTSGQVRSIKVGQEPHGLTVWPQPGRYSLGHTGIVR from the coding sequence ATGGCCATCGCTCATTCCCTGCGTTCCCTTCGCCTGTCCCGCTTCGTCCCGTTCGCGCTCGCTGCCGCATGCATCGGCGGCAATGCCCTGGCGGCTTCGTCCGTCAACACCGTTCCCGGCATGCCGGCGGTGGTCAACCCCGCCAACATGTACAGCGAGTCCGGCCTCGGCCATGTGAGCCCCGAGGTCGCCAAGGACCTGCCGCGCATCTACGTGCCCAACCTGCGTTCCAACGATGTGTACGTGATCGATCCGGCCACCTACAAGGTGGTGGACAAGTTCAAGGTCGGCGAGGGTCCGCAACACGTCGTGCCGTCGTGGGACATGCGCACGCTGTGGGCGACCAACAACGCCGAGCGCAAGAACGACGGCAGCCTCACGCCGATCGATCCGCGTACCGGCAAGCCGGGCAAGGCGGTCGCGGTGGATGACCCGTACAACATGTACTTCACGCCGGACGGCAAGGAAGCGATCGTGGTGGCCGAGGCGCACGCGCGCCTGGACTTCCGCGACGCGCATACCATGGCGCTGCACTCGAGCCTGTCGGCGCCGGAGTGCAAGGGCATCAACCACGCCGAGTTCTCCATCGACGGCCGCTATGCCATCTTCACCTGCGAGTTCACCGGCAAGCTCACCAAGATCGACATGGTGAACCGCAAGGTGCTGGGCTACCTCGACCTGTCCAAGAAGGGCATGCCGCAGGACATCCGCGCCTCCGCTGACGGCAAGACCTTCTACGTGGCCGACATGATGGCCGATGGCGTCTATCTGATCGACGGCGACGCCTTCAAGCAGGTCGGTTTCATCAAGACCGGCGTGGGCACGCATGGCCTCTACCCGAGCCGCGACGGCAGCAAGCTGTATGTCGCCAACCGCGGTTCGAACAAGATCCATGGTCCCAAACACGGCAAGGGCAGCGTCTCGGTGATCGACTTCAAGACGCAGAAGGTGGTGGCGAACTGGCCGATCCCTGGCGGCGGCAGCCCGGACATGGGCAACGTGAGCGCGGATGGCAAGACGCTATGGCTGTCCGGCCGCTTCGATGACGTGGTGTATGCGATCGACACCACCAGCGGCCAGGTGCGTTCCATCAAGGTGGGCCAGGAGCCGCATGGTCTTACCGTGTGGCCGCAGCCGGGCCGTTACTCGCTGGGACATACCGGCATCGTGCGCTGA
- a CDS encoding LLM class flavin-dependent oxidoreductase: MIPFSVLDLAPVTEGSNATQAFANTLDLAQRAEQWGYTRYWLAEHHNMPGIASAATAVLIGHVAGGTSTIRVGAGGIMLPNHAPLQVAEQFGTLASLYPGRIDLGLGRAPGTDHPTARALRRYFDSAEAFPQDVAELLAYFQPATPDQPVRAVPGAGIEVPVWLLGSSLFSARLAAAMGLPFAFASHFAPDAMDEALALYRRDFRPSARLQAPYAMLGINVVAAGSDAEARRLFTTQQQSFINLRRGRPGLIPPPIDDIETYWTPTEKFGVERALACAVVGDAHTVKEGLEAFVARHRPDELMVTANVFEHEARCRSFDMVAKLRQEMAA, from the coding sequence ATGATTCCGTTTTCCGTACTCGATCTGGCACCGGTCACCGAGGGCAGCAACGCCACGCAGGCGTTCGCCAACACCCTCGATCTGGCGCAGCGCGCCGAGCAATGGGGCTATACCCGGTACTGGCTGGCCGAACACCACAACATGCCCGGCATCGCCAGCGCGGCGACGGCCGTGCTGATCGGTCATGTGGCCGGCGGCACCTCGACCATACGCGTGGGCGCGGGCGGCATCATGCTGCCGAACCACGCGCCGCTGCAGGTGGCCGAACAGTTCGGCACGCTGGCGTCGCTCTATCCCGGCCGGATCGACCTGGGCCTGGGCCGCGCGCCAGGCACCGACCACCCGACCGCACGCGCCTTGCGCCGCTACTTCGACAGCGCCGAAGCCTTCCCCCAGGACGTGGCGGAACTGCTCGCGTATTTCCAGCCGGCGACGCCCGATCAGCCGGTACGCGCCGTGCCGGGGGCCGGCATCGAGGTACCGGTGTGGCTGCTCGGCTCAAGCCTGTTCAGTGCGCGGCTGGCGGCTGCCATGGGCCTGCCGTTCGCCTTCGCCTCGCACTTCGCCCCGGATGCGATGGACGAGGCGCTGGCGCTGTACCGCCGTGATTTCCGACCGTCCGCGCGCCTGCAGGCGCCGTACGCGATGCTCGGCATCAACGTGGTGGCGGCCGGCAGCGATGCCGAGGCGCGGCGCCTGTTCACCACGCAGCAGCAGAGCTTCATCAACCTGCGCCGCGGCCGGCCCGGTCTCATTCCTCCGCCGATCGACGACATCGAAACCTACTGGACGCCCACCGAAAAGTTCGGCGTCGAACGCGCACTGGCCTGCGCCGTGGTGGGTGATGCGCACACGGTAAAGGAAGGCCTTGAAGCGTTCGTGGCGCGGCACCGCCCCGACGAACTGATGGTCACCGCCAATGTGTTCGAGCACGAAGCGCGGTGCCGTTCCTTCGATATGGTGGCGAAGCTGCGGCAGGAGATGGCCGCCTAG